The Bacillus zhangzhouensis region CAGCGCAGCTGTCTCAGACATGAATAAATCAACGGCAACAAAAAAGGACAATTGCTTGATTGCTTGCTGAATCAAGCGCGCGTTCGGCCCTGACTGAACAGGATTTGAGCACATTAAAAAGAGTGCTTTGATCTCACCTGCCTGCATTTTTTCAAACATCTCAAAAGCAGACACGCCCTTTCCTGGGAGTTCATTTTCATCAATGTTCCATCGTTCAGCCATTTCTTTTCTGTGAGCAGGGTTTGAGATATCTCGATATCCTGGAAGCTGATCTGCTTTTTGCCCATGCTCTCTTGCTCCCTGGCCATTTCCCTGGCCGGTTATTGCGCCATAGCCGCATCCAAAACGGCCGATTTTCCCAGTAAAAAGCAGGATATTCAGGAAGTTACGAACAGAGGCTGTTCCGTCTATTTGCTGCTCAATGCCTCTTGCTGTAAAAATCATGCCTGTCTTTTCTAGCGCGAATTTCCTTGCTATTTTCTGCATCACATCAATCGTCACACCGGTTTGCTCAGCAATGTCTAGCAGGGAGATGCCTGAGATGTGCTCCTTTAATTCTTCGAAACCTGACGTTCGTTGGTGAATAAAAGATTCATTGATTAAATGCTCATGCAGCATGATGTGCAATATGCCGTTTGCCAGTGCGGCATCTGACCCTGGTTTTAGGCTGACATGTAAATCGGCTAATTGAGCTGTCGGTGTTTTCCGCGGATCAATGACGACGAGAAATGCGCCATTCTTTTTCGCCTCTTCGATGTATGGCAGGAAGGTTGGCTGACATTCCGCTATATTCGTTCCAACCAATATCAACACCCGTGCATGCTTGATGTCGCTTAGAGGAAAGGTCAGACCACGGTCAAGTCCGAATGTTTGATTTGCCGCAGTTGCTGCCGTTGACATACATAGTCTCCCGTTGTAATCGATGTATTTCGTTTTCAGCGCCACTCTTGCAAATTTCCCGAGTAAGTACGCTTCCTCATTTGTAATCGATGCGCTTCCGTACACACTGATCACATCATGGCCATGCGACAGCTGAAGGGATTCTATGTTTGTTTTGATTTCTTCGAGTGCCTCCTGCCATGTCGCTTTTACAAATTGTCCGTTTCTTTTGATCAGCGGGTGATTTAGGCGTTCTTTGTGAAACGCGTGCTGGTGTGCATGCTGTCCTTTCATACAAAGCCGGCCGTGTGTTGTTGGATTGTGTACGCCAATCGTTTGATAGCGTGTTCGCCCTTCCACATGCTGCTCGATTAATTGCATTTTGCACTGCATACTGCAAAAAGGACATTGGGATAAAAACACTCGCTTTTGTTCTTCCTGCTCTAATTTTTTCTGGGTATATTGTAAAAAAGATTGACTCATACCTTCACATCCTTTTGTCTTACATCTCCTAGTCTGCTTTGGTCAAATAGTGCACAGAGCTCTTCTCTTATTTCCTCATCAAGCAACTTTTCTCGAATAGAAACGTTTCCATGCCGGAGAAGCCAATCGCCAATGGATTCTTGAAAGTAAGCATTTTTTCTATACTCTTCAAGCAGCGCTTTAAAAAAAGGAATAAGCTCACTTGAATGAGGCAAGGTGTAAAAAAGCTGTCCTCCTATATAAATATTCCATTCACCCAGCTGCTGCTTCAGACAGATGTCATCAATTAGAGCAAGTTTGCACGTGCAGGAAGCACCGGTGATATGAATGGAGGTGACTGCTGGTAAAAGTGTATCTTCTACTTGTCTTTCCAGCTCCATCACAAGTGACGTGACAGCTGGATCGTTGCAGTCACATGAAAGAATATGAGATAGTCTCCTTTTCTCTTTCGGCATGATTGGCCAATGATTTTTGACGATTTGTGCCGCCTGTTTCGACACGCCGATGAGCCGTATTCGTTTATGCTTTGTCAGCTCTGCCTGCTCAATCAGCCCGTTCTCTAACAAAGACGTCATGATTTTCAAAAAATCCAGATCAAGCTGGCCGCCATATAATTGAGGAATCAACGTGTCTTCCTGATCAGCAGCGCTGATTTTTTCCACCGATGCCTGAAATTGCTCAAGATAATAGGCAATGGCCGGCCGGCAGATGCTGCAGCCGTGACTTGTTTTCCATTGAAAATGTCTTCTTATTTTCTCAGCATCCACCGGCTGATACTTTTTCATAAACAAAAAAATGGTCTGCTCATCTGCTTCTGTACATGGACAAAAAGAGGTCAGCGATTCCGTTTGTTCATGTGATGATAACTGGCAGCAAGCACGGACGAGCTCTTGACAGCCGCCGCATCCGGTTGCTGCCCCTGTCTGTTTTTTCACCTCTTCTAAGTTTGTCAGCTGATGGACCGATATGCTCTTTAAAATCGTCCCTTTTGTAACAGTTTGACATTGGCAGACGAGGTCTTCCATTTTTAATGAATCTAACGGGGATGGCTGCTTCTCATGAAGAGATTTCATAACCACACTTTTATCACGCCCCACTTTCACATCTTGCAAAAGCTGATCGGCATTCTCCAGCTCTCCGACGAATAAAATACCTGCCAGCGCCTCACGTTCAAAGACGAATTTTTTATACACTTCTTGCTCTTCATCTAAGTAAATCACAGCTGACGTAAACGGGGAATGATGTTCAATACATCCAGCAGAATAAATCGGCATATCAGGTACTTTTAATTTTGTTGCGAAAATGGGCTGGGGTGTATATGTGATTTTTTCTCCTAAAAGATGCTTGGCGAGCACACTTGCTTGTTCATAAATGGGCTGAACAAGACCGTGCACCATCCCTTTGTGCTCTGCACATTCTCCAATCGCATAAATATTAGGGATATTGGTCTGCATCACGTCATTGACGACAATGGCTTTTCTCGTGTGTATGCCATGATTCTCTGCAAGCTGTATATTCGGACGGATACCTGTTGTAAAAACAACAAGATCAGCATCCACAATGTCGCCATTTTTCAATAGAACACCTTCTACCCTCCCGCCGCCTAAACATGCAATGGTATGGGCATTTGTTTTCACCTGAATGCCTTTTCGCATGAGTTGTCGATGTAATAATTCGGCAGCTGTTTCATCTAATTGGCGCTGCATGAGCCGCTCCGTATGATGAATGATGGTGGTTTCCAGCCCTGCAATCTGCAGACCAGCTGCCACCTCCACACCAAGCACACCGCCTCCGATCACTGCTGCTCGTTGATAACGCATCGCATCCGCACAAATGACCTCATAATCATCAATTGTACGAAAAGCGTAAATCCCTTTTTTGGA contains the following coding sequences:
- a CDS encoding FAD-dependent oxidoreductase: MSKRKLVFIGNGMASMKCIEEIIQKQPEHYTITVIGKEKHAAYNRIKLSSILQKSESLAQIELKEKEWYTAHDITLYKGESVVHIDTNRKCVMTDARREIPYDKLVIATGSSPYFLPIQGLSKKGIYAFRTIDDYEVICADAMRYQRAAVIGGGVLGVEVAAGLQIAGLETTIIHHTERLMQRQLDETAAELLHRQLMRKGIQVKTNAHTIACLGGGRVEGVLLKNGDIVDADLVVFTTGIRPNIQLAENHGIHTRKAIVVNDVMQTNIPNIYAIGECAEHKGMVHGLVQPIYEQASVLAKHLLGEKITYTPQPIFATKLKVPDMPIYSAGCIEHHSPFTSAVIYLDEEQEVYKKFVFEREALAGILFVGELENADQLLQDVKVGRDKSVVMKSLHEKQPSPLDSLKMEDLVCQCQTVTKGTILKSISVHQLTNLEEVKKQTGAATGCGGCQELVRACCQLSSHEQTESLTSFCPCTEADEQTIFLFMKKYQPVDAEKIRRHFQWKTSHGCSICRPAIAYYLEQFQASVEKISAADQEDTLIPQLYGGQLDLDFLKIMTSLLENGLIEQAELTKHKRIRLIGVSKQAAQIVKNHWPIMPKEKRRLSHILSCDCNDPAVTSLVMELERQVEDTLLPAVTSIHITGASCTCKLALIDDICLKQQLGEWNIYIGGQLFYTLPHSSELIPFFKALLEEYRKNAYFQESIGDWLLRHGNVSIREKLLDEEIREELCALFDQSRLGDVRQKDVKV
- a CDS encoding molybdopterin oxidoreductase family protein, with translation MSQSFLQYTQKKLEQEEQKRVFLSQCPFCSMQCKMQLIEQHVEGRTRYQTIGVHNPTTHGRLCMKGQHAHQHAFHKERLNHPLIKRNGQFVKATWQEALEEIKTNIESLQLSHGHDVISVYGSASITNEEAYLLGKFARVALKTKYIDYNGRLCMSTAATAANQTFGLDRGLTFPLSDIKHARVLILVGTNIAECQPTFLPYIEEAKKNGAFLVVIDPRKTPTAQLADLHVSLKPGSDAALANGILHIMLHEHLINESFIHQRTSGFEELKEHISGISLLDIAEQTGVTIDVMQKIARKFALEKTGMIFTARGIEQQIDGTASVRNFLNILLFTGKIGRFGCGYGAITGQGNGQGAREHGQKADQLPGYRDISNPAHRKEMAERWNIDENELPGKGVSAFEMFEKMQAGEIKALFLMCSNPVQSGPNARLIQQAIKQLSFFVAVDLFMSETAALADVILPTSSYLEDEGTMTNIEGRVTLREATYPLQHQRKHDWQIICEIAAVLGKGSHFSFSSAEEIFEELRAVTKGAKADYSGITYERLRKEQGIRWPCTHLEDPGTERLFEHTFSHSDSLAKFAVVTHGKKAAKEPVSQEYPLYLTTGRVMAHYQTGVQTRKSTSLVARQFEAYVEIHPDTAKTYGLQHEELVTIKSKRGSVIIRCRISDTIRKDTVFVPFHWSKHQSINQLIDDQLDPHSKMPGFKYCPVQLSVYVNEKVCEKI